The following proteins are encoded in a genomic region of Gouania willdenowi chromosome 6, fGouWil2.1, whole genome shotgun sequence:
- the szl gene encoding sizzled, translating into MAVFFTLVLVLLCRPMLAFDIGQSTRCVAIPSQFTMCKDVGYSEMRLPNFLGHSDLEAEVVPYSQEWKPLLLTGCHLQAQAFLCSLMAPVCLDNFIWPCRSLCIAVRDSCASALSCQGRQWPEVLDCDRFPDEDDMCLSPHSRFTHIPKDLPKPACQNCPSVDGDPPLRVVLHSFCLYDFALTLHLHRPRQIGREPELEIRGRVQFIHQGPLMAYDSRHLLQQWLLINLKCARSLVRLGRSQLYVMTGSVLPDGTMALTRLFPWHKKDANIAVAIRKWQYHRC; encoded by the exons ATGGCTGTTTTCTTCACTTTGGTACTAGTGCTTCTCTGTAGGCCTATGCTGGCCTTTGATATTGGTCAGAGCACTCGATGTGTCGCCATCCCTTCCCAGTTCACCATGTGTAAGGATGTTGGATACTCTGAGATGAGGCTACCtaattttttgggtcacagtGACCTTGAAGCTGAGGTGGTGCCGTATTCCCAGGAGTGGAAGCCTCTGCTGCTGACGGGCTGCCATCTTCAGGCTCAGGCCTTCCTCTGCTCTCTCATGGCGCCGGTCTGCCTTGATAA CTTTATTTGGCCCTGCCGCAGTCTCTGCATAGCGGTGAGGGACAGCTGTGCCTCGGCGCTCTCGTGCCAGGGACGTCAGTGGCCTGAAGTTCTGGACTGTGATCGCTTTCCTGATGAGGATGACATGTGTCTGTCTCCACATTCAAGATTTACCCACATCCCTAAAG ATTTACCCAAACCTGCCTGCCAGAACTGCCCATCTGTGGATGGAGATCCTCCCCTTAGAGTGGTCCTTCACTCTTTTTGCCTCTACGACTTTG CTTTGACCCTTCATCTTCATCGTCCTCGCCAAATTGGAAGAGAACCAGAGCTGGAGATCAGGGGTCGAGTTCAGTTCATTCATCAGGGGCCTCTAATGGCTTACGACAGCCGGCATCTGCTCCAGCAGTGGCTGCTCATCAACCTGAAGTGTGCCCGCTCTCTGGTGCGTCTGGGCCGCTCCCAGCTTTATGTGATGACGGGCTCAGTGCTGCCTGACGGAACTATGGCACTCACTCGACTCTTTCCATGGCACAAAAAGGACGCCAACATTGCAGTGGCCATCCGCAAGTGGCAGTACCACAGATGTTAG
- the dbx2 gene encoding homeobox protein DBX1 — protein sequence MAGIPPSFPGFGSSGKSFLIDNLLQTPLNRPDGTKNGHLSRDWKEQGVHHIQSPGPQRRKNLGGPALLHSGVLNSVFLRSPYVLACCGGSGPPPVFPKGANIQMWPSSVSPKSRRGILRRAVFSEEQRKELEKTFRRQKYISKSDRNKLAIDLSLKESQVKIWFQNRRMKWRNCKEKEIPNICSPMDELMAQGLSQEDEKPSQTHSNAITKRASTQKTSRDT from the exons ATGGCTGGCATTCCTCCTTCTTTTCCAGGATTTGGTAGCTCAGGAAAGAGCTTTCTCATCGACAACCTGTTGCAAACACCCTTAAACCGACCAGATGGGACAAAAAATGGACACCTGAGTAGAGACTGGAAAGAGCAGGGAGTCCACCACATTCAGAGTCCAGGTCCTCAGCGAAGGAAGAACTTAGGAGGACCTGCTCTGCTGCACTCAG GTGTGCTGAATAGTGTGTTCCTGAGGAGTCCTTATGTGCTGGCCTGCTGCGGTGGGTCTGGCCCCCCACCCGTTTTCCCCA AAGGGGCCAATATTCAAATGTGGCCGTCTAGCGTGAGTCCCAAATCACGCAGAGGAATCCTAAGGAGGGCGGTGTTCTCAGAGGAACAAAGAAAGGAACTGGAGAAAACCTttagaagacaaaaatacatcagcaaaagtgacaggaacaaactGGCAATTGATCTCAGTCTGAAGGAGTCTCAG GTAAAGATTTGGTTCCAGAATCGCCGCATGAAGTGGAGAAACTGCAAGGAAAAGGAAATTCCAAACATTTGCTCCCCGATGGACGAGCTCATGGCTCAAGGTCTTTCTCAGGAAGACGAGAAACCCTCACAGACTCACAGTAATGCAATAACAAAGAGAGCTTCCACACAGAAGACAAGCAGGGACACATGA